One Epinephelus lanceolatus isolate andai-2023 chromosome 17, ASM4190304v1, whole genome shotgun sequence genomic window carries:
- the LOC117248111 gene encoding uncharacterized protein LOC117248111 produces MKVYLLLMLLLPILSAQASNIKCYGEDSVWVRNMLLDCSSPIKQACYTRASGEKGCTTLENCQRPDWTCCYTDGCNI; encoded by the exons ATGAAGGTTTACCTGCTGCTGATGCTCCTGCTGCCGATACTCTCAG ctCAGGCGTCTAACATCAAGTGTTACGGTGAGGATTCCGTGTGGGTCAGGAACATGCTGCTGGACTGCAGCAGCCCAATCAAACAGGCCTGCTACACCAGAG CTAGTGGAGAGAAAGGCTGCACTACGCTGGAGAACTGTCAGCGACCTGACTGGACCTGCTGCTATACCGACGGCTGCAACATCTAA